TGCGCATAACAATCCAGTCAATAGAACGCTTATCCCGCATCATGCGGGATTTCCTTTGCTCCCAAACCATCTCAGAGTACAAACTAGGCGATAAATTATCCTCATCAACCCTTACAAGCATATCAAGGTCCACAAAGCTGTCATTCAAAGGGGTTATAATCGTATCAGCATGTGAATGAGCCAAACGTGATAAGAACGTGTCGTTACCAGGCGTGTCGATAAGTATAAAGTCATGGTCGCTGAGCTTTTGCATTGCCAGGTCAAAGCTGTCCTGCTCTTCCTGCTTTGCTGATTCTGGCTCGTTAAGGTTACTTTTATGCACCGAAAAATGCTGAGGAGTTGCGATAGAGATCTGTTTTGTCTGCTGATATTTAAGCCTGTTATTTATGTACCTAGTCAGCGTACCTTGCCTAGCATCAACGTCTACAGTCCCCACCTTGCGCCCATCTGCCAGAAAATGCATGGCAATGTGCATACAGATGGTGGATTTGCCTGTTCCGCCTTTTTCGTTACCTAGGACTATTACATGAGGCCTTGCCAACGCTTCTTCTCCTGTCTTGATCTGTTTGAGATTTTCTTACCGCTATGATAGATGACATACCCGGCAATTGCCACACATACCGTCAGTATAGACACTATTATCGTGGTCATGGCGTTAATTTGCGGGGAAAGTCCCATACGAATGCTGGAAAAAACGACCATAGGCAGGGTCGTAGACTGTGGTCCTGATACAAAGCTGGCCAGTACTACATCGTCAAAGGACAAAACGAATGAGAGTATCCACCCGCTCATAATCGCGGATGATATTGACGGTATAGTTATGGCGAAAAATACTTTGATTGGGGTCGCCCCTAAATCCAAAGCGGCTTCTTCAATGGAAGAGTCCATTTCT
This is a stretch of genomic DNA from Holosporales bacterium. It encodes these proteins:
- a CDS encoding division plane positioning ATPase MipZ, which codes for MARPHVIVLGNEKGGTGKSTICMHIAMHFLADGRKVGTVDVDARQGTLTRYINNRLKYQQTKQISIATPQHFSVHKSNLNEPESAKQEEQDSFDLAMQKLSDHDFILIDTPGNDTFLSRLAHSHADTIITPLNDSFVDLDMLVRVDEDNLSPSLYSEMVWEQRKSRMMRDKRSIDWIVMRNRLTNLYSHNRGKVEDVLISLAKRIGFRLATGFNERVIFRELFVSGLTLLDFELIDRSLTISHVTAKQELRDLVGMIKVN